Proteins from one Gossypium raimondii isolate GPD5lz chromosome 8, ASM2569854v1, whole genome shotgun sequence genomic window:
- the LOC105793602 gene encoding uncharacterized protein LOC105793602, whose protein sequence is MAIKVLFYWGNLGVSLIPKFPKHFWFYFSNTHQEVSSKSLLGCRVRFFRPQIPKGRFGFGPNCGLLKSRCWRSGTWGRRMMKMERNNGDDDDDDDDDDDDFKINLMILK, encoded by the exons ATGGCGATCAAAGTCTTGTTTTACTGGGGAAATTTAGGGGTTTCTCTTATACCAAAATTTCCAAAgcatttttggttttatttctcAAATACCCATCAGGAGGTTTCAAGCAAAAGTCTTTTGGGTTGCAGAGTTCGATTTTTCAGACCTCAGATTCCCAAAGGCAGATTTGGTTTTGGTCCAAATTGTGGCCTTTTGAAGAGCCGttg ttGGAGAAGTGGAACTTGGGGGAGGAGGATGATGAAGATGGAAAGAAACAAtggagatgatgatgatgatgatgatgatgatgatgatgattttaaaataaatttaatgattttaaaataa